CCATCGTTACCGTCTTTCAACCGCGATGCTTTAGAGCCTCGTAAATTATATACACTTTCGTACGGAATATTACACTCGCATCACAATCTTTTTAAGAATCTGTGAATTTAGTACAACTTTCATACAAAAGCGTTCGCAGGTTGTTCTTCTTTGGTAGACGTGAATTgttttaaaaattaaacgatTAGTCTTTCAAGTTCTACATAAATTATCGTGTTTTTACAGAAGTGCATCTTTGGTTCGCAAAGTGTCGAAGTCTTGGCTGCTCGTCGGAGTTCGAGTGCTTTCTACGAAGACCAGGGAGAAATTGCTCGAATCCACCGTGCAAGCATACACCAGATTGTATAACAACGAAAGGTAATATTGACAAAGTTATTTAATTTTACGAATTTATAAAATGCAACAATTACTcgatttaatataaattaattattttctatgaCAATTTCCCCCTTGGGGGTTGTACAATTTCTCAGAGGACGAAATAACGAACGAACACTGTCGTGGATGGATGTGCCCGCCAATGCAAACATGTGCTACTGAAATTGTGGACTCTTGCAGAACGGCTAACTGTAGCATTAAAAGAACCTGTCAGGAAATCCAAGCAGTGCCAACAAACGAATCTTCTCCATCCTTTTCAAGAAGATCCCTGAAAAAGGAGGACGATGTCTATACGGTTGCTACTGAGGTAACTACGTACAGTGTACACCCCCGTGCAAAAGTATTTGAGAAAGTGACGTGGGGACCTTACGAAAAATTCGACTCCCTGTAACGTAACAACTATCCTTATTCgaaattcttttttcttttggtGTTTTCTGAATGTCCTTTTTTGTTTTGACGCGTGACTTTTGGGGCAATTCGTTACCTTTTCTCTTCGTGAGAGCGAAACACCGAGTGAAGGATAGgaaaaattcttttctcattGAACATGAGGAGACCAAGTCtgagaaaataattatttgttaGTTTTTCATTTCGACTGGCCGCCTTGGCTTGAAATTTATGAATTGCGAGGAAAGCTCTTCACATAGCTTCGTTCAAGCCTCTTAAAGAAGTTTGGTTTTTCGCATGCTACAAGTACTTGAACCTTTATTTTATTCTAATAAATGGTTGAAATAACATATGATATTAATTGTGAATTTTACTAAtacttatatatatgtatatatcgcatCTTCTTGGAGCATATGATATTTTGCAGGTGTTTTAATACTCATGGACTAAGAGGTATTtcctattacttcataaaaaggattcatttcttcgtatcgaataGATAAATTTTAATTTCCCTCATTTTGATGTTAACTGATCGTAGCTTCGTGCCAAAATAATTTCTCTCTTACAATGACAGTGATTCCATCAAGATTTCCCTCGTACGAATTAAAtacatatttcaaatttctaatTTAATCTGATATCGACTTTTACTGGGTTACATATTAATTTTGTAAAGTTAAGTGGACAGTAAAACTGACGAATAttatttgcagacatctacgaacgcgtTTCAAGAAAACGGAACAGAGAGAATAAAGTGAGTAGTATAGTATCTTCTtaaatattcattttaattgatTAATCGTCGATGTTAATAACGCTGGCCACCACATAGAGCTTCCAACTCGTGGCTCGATCATTTAAAATCGAAAACTGAACTGGATGCCATCGAGCTTTGGATAAAGAACGCTGAGGGGCAAACAGACTTCAAAGTAAGATCCAGATTACTATTATATTCCCACAAATGCGATGAAATCGCATCATAATTGTATCCCAAATTAATTGAACACATAATACTACCAAAAGCAGTGttacaaatttatttattaattattagaaTGAGCAAATCGAGATCCTTAAAATCCTCAAGAACAATTTTAAATCGGAGACGATCCCTCAATTATATTCTCGATTAAAAAATTGAACACATAATGCTACCAAAAGCAGTGttacaaatttatttattaattattagaaTGAGCAAATCGAGATCCTTAAAATCATCAAGAACGATTTTGAATCAAAAATGATCTCTCAGTTGCACCCtccattaaaaaattaaaaacctCTAAAGAACTAGATCAAATGGAACAGTACATCGCATTAAACTGTCATTAAAGTAAATTCCCTCGTCATACGAATCGCCATCGCGTGAACGTAATTTTCGCAAAATTCCCAACTCTATCACGCCGCGTTACCCAATGGGGACTCCTACAGCTGACTGTTATTTGCAGAATTTCCAAGACTGGCTTCGATCGATCAAAGGCATACTCGGCTCCGGTCCGTACAGCAATTGGTTCGAAGAAATTCTGTCCTCGCGTGGCGGAGAATTTCAAAAATGGCTGCGAGCCTCGCGCGACAGGCTCGATGCGGAGGAACCAATATTTCCGGGACAGGAACGACCGCGGCCGCTGACGGAAAATCCATACCCGCCAAGCGATACGACGGTAAGCGGGGAATGGAATTTGGCTCGAAAATTGGACGAAACGAGAGGAATCGCTTGACGTCGCTTATCTATAGTTCGCGATAAGTGTATCGAAGAAGCTTCCGTTCTATCGGACACCTGGATGGATTCTCTAAATCGTGTTACCTAATTTTGTTTGGGGTCGACGGGGTTTATCGAGATAAATATTCGTGATAAAAATAAAGGAAATTATCGAAAAATTATCGAAAGGAAATTATCGAGGGATCCTTAAAAGATTTTTCACTGTGGATGCTCAATTATTGGTAAAACTACTTGATTATAGCGGTACCAGCAATCTTTTGCGAATTTCCTGAAAAGTAAAGCCAAGAAATGGCTATATGTATAGAGAAATGTTATACAGAATATAATTCTCGATAATATATTTGAGAATCGTTGAGACtgattattaaaaaatatggaaaatataaaaaattagtAGGTGTTGCGTTGGCTACAGAAAATCGTAAGACTAGTTCTCTTTCATTTTTTCATACACCACTCACGGTATAATTTCTTATAGTATAAGAAAAACGCTGGATAATAAGCGAATTTCTCGAAAAGTAAAGCCGAGAAGTGGTGATATGTATAGAGGAATGTTATTCAGAATATAATTCTCCATAACATATTTAAAAATCACTGAGAccaattattaaaaaatatggaaaatataaaaaattaataaGTGTTGCATTGGCTATAGAAAATCGTAAGACtagttttctttcattttttcatACACCACTCACGGTATAATTTCTTATAGTATAACAGAAAAGGCTGGATGATAATAACGCGAACATTCTGCATATAAACGTGCATGAATCTCCTACTTATTATGAATTTCGCAAATTACAAGAACGATCCGCGCAAACCGTACATCAAGGTACAACCATATGCGGTTGCACAAAACCGGTCTACTGTTGCGTCCCGACCATTTATAAACtggtgtttaatttttatctaaAAGTGTTGGATACCAGCGAGTGGCCGTGTAATTATAAAGGAAAAAGCGGTAGACAAGTGAAACTCTCGATATATCTGTGCACAGTTTTTTCCGCTGCTCCATATAAGTCAAACTTGGACAAAAAGGGGATTACACTTTTTATTAACATTGCTAAATTTTATATACAGTACGTTTGAATTTTTCAATTATACTTTCGTCATTTTCTGTCAGTTGTGAAAGCGTTTACGTATCTATTACAAATATAGTTTTGATTGTTCATCATTAAATTTGTAAACTAAAATGTTACAAATTGTAGAATCTTAATTGTATGATGATATACAAGCTTTTCGTAGATTTTCGAAATTACTAAAAGAAAGAAGCTAATTGACTGACACGTAAAACTGTTTATTTCAGAATGCACTCCCATCGGACGATTTAAGCAAAAGTATAGAAGACATCGAATCATTTCTGAGAGGAAGGAATTTAACGAATATAATGGAGAAGATTCTCGTTCCAAATAGGATCCTGTTACCACCGTACACCCCTTTGGAATCCGCATTTCTGAATAATTTAAGAGAATCTAATCGTTCGCCGTTTTTCAATTATCTTCTGAAGTATCCTTTCAACGTGGGGGATCAGTTTTCGCCATTGCAACCCCCAATCGAGAATAGCTACGACCAGCCGTATCTTGTTATTCCCGTGAAGAATATAAACGATTTAAGCGATTCCCAGATCATTAATTACGAATCTGACTTTGGAATTCAAAATAATGATTTTTCTTCTGTGAGTAACCATTAGTTTCTAAATACCTTAAATTCTTTAATACTTTTCACGATTCTGGTACttttttcatttctaacgatATTCTTCTTTGGTGGATTTTACTTCAAAGAGAAACAATTTGGAATAAAACATTATAAAGAACAAGATTTTATTGCATGACATTTAgctttttcaaatattttcatCATTCTGTACTGATCATTGAAATTTTCATCTGGAGCTgctttattaatattttatcattatttacatttattataaattgtCAGATAAATGTATAATGTTCGTCTAGTTAATTTTGAGAGtattaaatattacatattCATTATCTGACAATGTGTTGTTGCGTTTTTAGTCAAATTAAATTGGTAATCCGTATATTGTAAAATCGAATATTGCAAGTGAATGGATAAAAGTGAGCAAAGAAGAAATATCAGAAATACTGGAATAATCTGAAGTTATAAAACTACTTTTTTTACTGACATGAAGTTTACTTCTTATAAGAACGTTCCAGAGGAGCAGGAGAATACATCATCCGCCAAAAATGGATTATGGTCCCTATGGACTGCACCGCGCGAAGATTCCGAAGAAAAGAAGTTACCCGTGAAAGAAACTCCACCTATTAAAGATTCTACTGCCCTTTTCGAAGACGAAGTACCGACGAAAGAAGCAGAGTACTTCGATGAAGCTCTAATTGATTTGTTGGAAAAACTTCTTAAGTCCATGCAGTCTTCTTCGATCGAAGATCTGCCACAGAATTCTGACGAAGGACTTGTCGAAGGACATCGTCAAGACGTAAGTTTCATACGATATTTAAGTGCAAATAAAAAAAGAAGTTTTGTTTGTAAAAAAATAATATACTCAGGCatctaatttaaaaaatagcaaTCAATTGGTGTGTATATCTTTAACTTTACTATACTTATTAAAAATTTAATCGTTTCTTCAATTTTATTATAACAAAAAttgaaattgtaaattaaaactTTTAATTTGACGGCTAACAGATTGCGCTCATTCAGAATTCACCTGAAACTCATCAGAACGAAGAACATAATGAAAAGTTTAAGTGGAGTTCCATAGCCCATATTGAAGATAACGAAGATACATCGAAGAGCAAAAACTCTAAGGAAAACGAGAACCAATTTTCTTCCTCCGAAGATGGGAACCTCACAATTAATCTTGAACCAGGCATTAGCGTCTTGCTTGATAAGTTAGGTAAGCTCTTTTTATTCATCCTAGTTCTCAATTTTACGTATATATACAGCATTCTATTATACTTTTCTAGAAATTTTCGAGTGAATGAGATtgagggaaagagaaagagagagtacgAGTGACATTCCGTACAACTGAGACTGgtgtaaattaattaatttaatcgCGCGATTGAATTATCCCTTTTCCTCCCCTAAACGAAGCAGATCCTACCCTTACCCCTATTTTTCATCCCCAACCATCATCGTAAAAAGGCAAAAAAAGGTACTTGAGTAGCATGATACATCTGAACGCGTCTGTAGAAAAAATTGATGCATGGAATACAAAGATTTAGCCATCTCTTCGCATCTAAAAATTTCTGCAACATGAATCATGTCGCACAGCTCGTCCGAACTTAAGAAATCGCGGAGACATCTCGGCAGTTCGGTCCATTTTTAACTGAGATTAACCTTAAACGACGAAGATCTTGCACTGCCCGTGCCGCTGGCGCGACGATTTCGTTCGTTCGCGGAACTCCATTAGAAACTCGGCATTCCGCTCGAAACAAACAACAAATTAGTGAGCTGAAGTTCCAATAGGGAGTTGCGGCCGCAGCCATCGTATCGTCGTTTATATAATTGCGACCGATCGCGGTAAAACACCGCGGATACGCGATTTATCGTAACGGCGTTTGTCCAGTTGCACGCCGCGGGCCATCTATTAAAGGAATTTAACATCGTTAGCTTAACGATTCCAGTTTTAAAGGCAGTCGAGGGGTTTGCGAACAGAAAAAGAGGAGGCAACGGAACGATCGCGGACAACGAATCCTCGTGACCGTGATAACTTGAAAACCCGGTTTGGCCAGGGGGATTGTTTTAATTAGCACATCGCGTTATACATATACGACGTTGTTACGTCGCCTGTTTCATTGGTTTCTGTGGAACGACCGGATCGACGGAATCGTATATCGGTATTTTTAGAAAGCTATCGATGATGTAAACGCGTTACCCTTCTTCTCGTCACCTGCTCGATACTTCTATTCTCTTTTTACCCTCCTAGAATTTCACTTTGTCAAACGTAACGATTCCTTTCGAAGAAAAATACCGTTTTACATACGTtggtctcctttttttttttctcgttgccATTTACATCGGTTACAGATGTTTGTCTACCGCTACGCGATGTCT
The window above is part of the Xylocopa sonorina isolate GNS202 chromosome 3, iyXylSono1_principal, whole genome shotgun sequence genome. Proteins encoded here:
- the LOC143433462 gene encoding uncharacterized protein LOC143433462; translated protein: MEAKCVVFICFSVLALSLSIKGVHLQDFNETGIIDGNNHRGCAYLHCGGRDVCVHRKFRCNDPPCPGMLFCAKSRTESLRGPTTCDTVQCTNGYVCMVKVRHCQWDEKCKQQIARCVSRKEYHEGPASCAGFKCPRGSRCILREAFCAKPPCKLLRSCSKNKEVHLWFAKCRSLGCSSEFECFLRRPGRNCSNPPCKHTPDCITTKEDEITNEHCRGWMCPPMQTCATEIVDSCRTANCSIKRTCQEIQAVPTNESSPSFSRRSLKKEDDVYTVATENFQDWLRSIKGILGSGPYSNWFEEILSSRGGEFQKWLRASRDRLDAEEPIFPGQERPRPLTENPYPPSDTTNALPSDDLSKSIEDIESFLRGRNLTNIMEKILVPNRILLPPYTPLESAFLNNLRESNRSPFFNYLLKYPFNVGDQFSPLQPPIENSYDQPYLVIPVKNINDLSDSQIINYESDFGIQNNDFSSNVPEEQENTSSAKNGLWSLWTAPREDSEEKKLPVKETPPIKDSTALFEDEVPTKEAEYFDEALIDLLEKLLKSMQSSSIEDLPQNSDEGLVEGHRQDIALIQNSPETHQNEEHNEKFKWSSIAHIEDNEDTSKSKNSKENENQFSSSEDGNLTINLEPGISVLLDKLGLQQITGEDNEQTDLNLLMIQTLMEAMNEDTDDFGEGAELNLNESSVKTSVVDNEEVATRVTDKSFDESKPSETGSRNTFTKEILNNANSARESIFIEREKSSSNSKAQQRNSFEDWPHSSSLQ